The stretch of DNA GACTTTTAAGCTGAATAATCAATAAGCTGCAACTAGGACGGTCAACAAGACAACTAAGAGTCCAAATCAATTTTTACTTGAActtcaaacttaaaaaaaaaaaaggcaaattaTCTCCATTTTGTAAAATCCAATACTGGAGGCAACATCTTCCAATTAAAAGGAGATTGACACTTGCTTTTTGTGTCAGTTAAGCACTGTTGCAACTTTTCTAAGATCTAATTAAGGAGGCTCATTTCAGCCCTCTTTTCACCCTGCGATAAATGGCCTCATCATGATAGTTGCTTTAATACTGCTCTAGGCCTCTATCTCCATTACACAATGAATAGACTAGTCAAGTGCTGTTCTAATATTGCTGTAACTTTTGGAAAACGTAGTTAAGGAGGCTCATTTTAGCCTTTTCACCCTACAATAAAGGGCCTCGTCATGGTAGTTGCTTTAATACTGCTCCATGCCTCTTATCGCCGTTACACAACGACGAATAGACTAGTTGAGTTGCATGTTTTAATCAATGcgagaaattaaatttaaggcAGTAAGTTAATTTGACATACATCAAGATTTGTTTGCAGTTCAGCATTTGCCTCCGGAGCTGGAACAGCTCTAGTAGCACGATCACGTATACGTGTCTTCTTTGCCCCATCGCCATTAGCTCTTCCACCAGCAGCTCTTAACCTACAATGCTAGGACATGTTAGACAACCCAAAGCATTTGGAAACCaataatgaaataaacaaacacATATCATACACAAAGGTTATCAAGGGACTGTTTGGATGTCGAAACAAGTTGTTTTGTGATACTTgtgcaaaataaattattttgtgatTGAATCCCAAGAATTTTCAGGATAATACATTCCAGATGCAAGATGATTAGTCATATtctgaaaaagaaacaaagaaaagaaagttagGGGCCATATATATTATACCACCGtaaacatcttttttttctcccaaaaaCCAATTGCAAAACGTTCTTGAGTAAAGGAAAGTGGTACATTCAACAAGAttttcatgcatccaaacaagccctaattgattaattttttaatttccatATAGACAATCTCTATTTGACCAACTATGACTTTAATAGATACATATACTTGACAATGTAAGCCATTTACTTCCAGGTCCAGAATGAAGAATTGTTTTCATTATCCTGTAAGGCTAGCTTACATTGGATTGATTGTTGTGATCACATTGTTTAGCTCACAGAGCTAACAAAAACCTCCCAAGAGATTCTATGCgcatgaaaattttcaaaatggaTATATCAAACAAAGGAACCTTactaaacaataaataatatgCTATTATCTGAAATTCCAAGAGAGAACAAATTTATTTCTTCTTAACCGGTAAACCACGTCATTTGATATCTAAATTACTGAGGATTGTACATCATCAAGAGAACATGAATTATCTTGAAGTATGTTGATCTCATTAGTTCTCTACCATATTTACATCAATCTTGATTGTTGCCTTTTCTTGGTAGTAGGTATTATGTTTcaggaaagataaaaaaaaaaagaagaagatttcTCGCTTggaactgaaaaaaaatttttcaaagtCGAAATCCCATTTCAAAAGGTAGAAAATTATACAAGCTACGCCCACTTGCTATTCTCAACAATCTGACCAATAGGACTACTACATCTATCGCTTTGGCCTCTCTCTTGCATTTCTTACGTGTTTGACTGTCACAACAATCAACACAATGTAAATTATAACTATTAGAAAGTGCTTATACAATGGGATCATTCTTGACTAGCTCACAAGTATAGATTACAACTAATAGAAAGTGCTTATACCTATTATTGGTTATCTTAATATATTTATCATACTTTTTGTGCTTTTTGTGACCAAATTTTCTGGATCATTAAGATGATACCTTCTAAGGATGATTTTGGATGATAATGCAGAGGATAAAAAACAAGAATCAAAATGGTGCAAAACTAGAATCAATTTTTACTTCGATGCCAATAAACTAAAAACTCAGATGTCACGAACCTTCTAGCTTCTTCATCCCTTCGTTTAGCATCCATCTCCTTGCTTGGAGGATATTGTGGCAAACTTGAAGGGTCACATGCATAAGGCATAGTCATAAAGAACTGCATGTAGATGAAGAAAAACATCCAGGTCAATGAGGTGCTCTATGAAGCTTCAAACTATGAATGTAAtaggaaaataaatataagataatcaACTAGATGTACAGaagacaattttgaaattgactGGGACGGTCATTTAGTGCATATTAACAAAAACCTATGTTTCTTCTACTAGTTTTAATATTtgcatcaatatatatatacaaaagacCTCAAGCATGAAAAGATGGTAGCAGAATACTCAATGGGGTCACTTTCAAGCCTGTAAAGTAGCATATAGGCGAAATGTCCTATCATAAGACTTCAATAGGGCATTTCACCTCTATGCTACCTTCACTAAGCCTGTAAAATCACTTCTGTTGATTTTTCATAAGACTTCAATAGGGCATTTCACCTCTATGCTACCTTCACTAGACACAGAGAGAGTCTTGAACAAGGATAAAACTTGATTATTCATGTCACAAGAATCTCATCGTCTAATTTTTCAGAACAAGTCTTTTTTGacaaacaaaattcaattgTTATATGATAAATTTAATGATAAAACAACTCGAATCAACTTCTTTGGGACAGGTAGTAGTGGATAAACTCTACAAAATAGTAAATTTGTATCCAGTGATAAAAAGCCCAGGAGCTAATATGCATTTGGAATGAAGAGGTTACTGTCATCATCGAAGCTCTAATCATAGAATAACTCCACTTATGAAGATTAAGCATAGAGTGGATAGCTTCAGAAGAATCACCAGCAAAATTTCAATCTCATCAATCCAATATGGAATTGCACTCAAAGACAGATTGGAAGAAACTTGTATCTTAATGTCTCTTCTTCCAAAGGTGTGTTAGCTCCTAGAATAGGAAAAGaaatgattaatattttttctagTAAATAAGTCCTATTCAAGAGACTTGTATTTATGATTCTCCATTCAACTTGATTTGTATTTATGATGAGATGTGATACTGCGTTAAAAGCATCTAAAGAACAAAATTCTTTAGCATTCGTGGTTGTTTGATGCCATGAGACGCAACATTTGAACCAAATTTCCTATTTGTATGGAAATGAAATAGACTGCAAGATGTCACCATACAGAATTTCTAAGAGGTTTGACATGTCTGATATACCTTAGACGTCAGCATCAAACAATACCATATGGAAGTCTTTTCATGCATTATAGTGGTAGAAGGACAAAACCAGAATTTCTAAGAGAAACTTACATCACTTTTTAATGCAGTAGAGGCTGTTTGACGGTCAACTGGGTCAATTGCAAGAAGAGTTTCAATTAATTGCAGTGATGAAGGTGGAAAATCTTTAAACGTCTCTGCTATGCAACGTTTGTATGGTTGCTGGGGCTTAAATATTGTAGCATGTGGCAACTTTGACTTTTTCCAGTATTCTTCAGAAGGGGAGCCACAaagcttaaaaattttatgcagCTGCTccacctgagagagagagagagttattattTTCATAGGTAAGTGTTGTGTCTTAGAAGTTCCTAATATCAACTAGTAGTCAAAGGTTGAGTATCAGCACGAGAAAGTATTGTCAAACATATACCCAGAAAAGCATTGCAAAGATTATTCATTAACAAAGACTAGAAATTCATAACAAATACTAATAACCATTATCGAGGTAAAAAAAGGAAGACATTAAAACTTAATACATTAATTTAGACACCCTTCAAGATCATATACAAGCCCATAAAACAATAATTAAATACAACATTTATCAAAATTGGAACCTTGTCAGCTTAACGGAAAATAAAACtcagcagtttttttttttttttcaattcgaTTATCTTCTTAGGAATCTCATCATTAATGAATTACATAACTGCAAACTTTCCTGTTATTATATAGTTTTTAAGTAACTGAATTATAAGTTTTGCATGATCTTCGGTTCAGCTGTTCAGCGACATTCATAGTTGTACTGAAAAAGCAAAGCAAGTTGCTAACAAACAATGCATGTTAGTGATAAATCCTTCATGATGATGACCTAGTTAGAGGGATGAGATACCTACAACAtgactaatttttattttagaaaattggATGTTAAATGTCATGCCAACTAGTTCATAAGGGAAACAAAggaaatatatagagagagagagagaaatatgaaaattaaactggTAAGGAATGAATGGTacttaaatttacatttttatgtTAAGAGGAGCAAGACCAGAAACTGATTGGCAACCAAAAAGTTTGTATAAGGCCATTGAAAGAAGATTACTGACAACATAAAATCAGGCGAAATGGAATGGGAGGTTGCAATTATGGCAAAGTTCAAAAGGACAAAAGATACTATAGCATAGAATATATTTAGAAAACTGGAATGGCCAGAAAACAGAAAAGAAGGGTGAGAGTGAGGTGTAGGGGGTAGTTCAACCTGTCAAATGATTGAATGGTAAAGTCGACGAGTATGCTAAGTGTAAATGAGATGTAAATAATGTAAAGGTAGCTTCTATGCAAAATATCACAAATTTCATGTCATCTTCAGCTCTTGAACAGTGATGCAAATTTTACCAAACAAGAAGCCTAACTGTTCCAAATTAAATGAACTTTTAAGCTTCTTACACGGGCAGAGCCTCAATGTAACTATAGCAGGGACTGGGGACACAATGGAcaatgaaaaatttttaaaactactATTCTCCAGATGTAAGTATatgtaatttttcattttaagtcTAATGTTTCTTATATAAAGCTTGGTTCACAAGGTTGACAAAAGACCCAAAGTTGTAAGCCTAGAAATATTAGTTAACTCTATCAACCTTCTTATTGTAAGaaatattactgtattaaatcTTTCAAGGATAATAAGCTTAGAAACTTAATATTAGTTAATAAGGTTGTGTATACTAAGATTAGGAAAGGatacagaaaattttaatagttgTAAGCTCTTAAATAATATGTTTACCAAACCATTTATCAAGCATCAAGAGGAAATTACGTATTAATTCATATGCTGGCCCCCCTCCCTTTCCTCGCCACTGTTCTTGCATCATAAAAAACATAGATTTCTTAATCTTACATATCAATTTTTGAAATACTGCCAAGCAATTCTTGAACACAGCAACAACACGCTAATGTTCTATCCTGTGCTAAAACAATTTTACATCCaaactcttttttctctcttcactttTCCTTCTCTCACTAAGACCAGGTTATGCACAAGTGGACCAAGCAGCATGAACACAACCTGTATGTTATCAACAAAGGTATCAACAGAATTAGAGCACAATACCTCAGTCCGCCCTGGCATAATCGGCTTCCCAGCCAACAGTTCAGCCAGAATGCAGCCTGCACTCCAGAGATCGACACCAACTCCATAATCCGTCGCCCCCAAGAGCAGCTCGGGAGGCCGATACCATAAAGTGACCACCCGGCTCGTCATTGGCTGCTTATGATTCGGATCAAAAAATGAAGCCAACCCAAAATCAGCTATCTTTAGCAGGCCAGCATTATCAAGCAGAAGATTTGATCCCTTGATGTCTCGATGCAGCACGCCACGGTTGTGGCAGTGCTCGAGACCTGATAGCAATTGGTGCATGTAACACTTCACCTGCTCACATTAAACAAATCCAAGATCCAAACTTTACATAAGAAATAGTTCCTTTAGAACAAATGGCGTGCATATAAATGTGCGCAAGATCTAACCTGAGGTTCCGTGAACTTGATATCAGGGCTCGCCGCAAGACCTGCGAGATCATGCTCCATATACTCGAAAACTAAGTATAGACTACAAGACATTCTAGAAGTAACCAAGCCCTCCAATTTCACCACATTGGGGTGATCCAGCCGCCGCAGGATGAGGATCTCCCGGGCCATGAATTTTACGCTCTCCGGCTCCAAATTGTCGAACCGGACCTTCTTCAAGGCCACGATTTTGTCGGTTAACATGTCCCTAGCCTTGTAAACATTACTATACGTCCCTTGCCCGATCTAAGAAACGGATCAAAATCCCAACTTTAGGGTGATTCTTAAATGCCAAAAGCGGAAAAAAGAGGTGGAAATGGGGAGTAGAACCTTATCGATCTTCTCGAAGGTATCGGCGCGGCGAGGTGTCCAGCCGTTGATGGcctcgccggcgacggcggagAGCCACGCGGGCCACCCGGCGGCGACCTGCTCGCCGCGCGCGCGGCTGGAGAAGGAGCCGAGCCTCGGATCCGGCTTCGGCGCGCGCCGCCGCTCCCTCCGCGGAGGCGGAGCCTCCccgtcgcctcctcctccgcctccgccctgTTCCTtcctcggcggcgccgcctccttcTCCGGCGCCGGATCCCGCGCCTCCGCGGCCTCGACCGCCGCGCCCTCGCCGTGGCGCCGCCGCTCCTTCTGGCGGCGCCGctcggaggcggcggagggggagggggaggggagggaggaggCCGGTCGCCCGTGGACGCAGCCCATGTCTCTCACCTCACCTCACCTCACCTCATCGGGGACGAGAGCGACGCCGACGAAGAGGAGAAACCCTAGGCGCGAGAGCGAGAGGCGGCAACGTTACCGGATCGGGGGATCTGGAGAAGTCGGGATTTGAGCTCGAGGGGGCCGCTCCAATGGCGATGCGTATATTTTTAATCGTTGGAGCGTCGGTTCCCGCGAttggtggagagagagagagagagagagagagagagagggaggaggtaAGTTGCTCCGCGGGTGAGCGTAAGAACCCGGCTCACTCGGGCAGTGTAACTGTGTTGACTCGTTGGAAGACGAGCGGGCCTGTGTagactatagagagagagagagagagagagagagagagagtagaaagTATTTAATGGACCTAATCCACCACATCGTCTGGGGACCTCCTCTCCtgcgctcttttttttttttttttttttttttttttttttgggaaacttcaaatacacacgttggttttgcacttttttcgTTTAAGAAACACTTCAATCATCGCCCATAtaatttcacattttctcactttaatattctataattttaaatgtatcaatttagtgctatgtgatttcgtttttatctttttattatcaattttatttaattttttttttaattaaattagtgacaaagttaaaactaaatggtactaaagtaaatattcgataaaccatagaagtggtatttaaagtttacattttattttagtaccatgtgatttaaagtgtatcaatttagtatcccgtgATTTCATTGTTCTCCTTTTATTATCTCATCCACTAATTTTtgttttcgttaaatcagtaacaaagttaaaactaaaaaaatactaaagtgaatattcaataaatatagatggggtatctaaagttttttcatatataatttaacgaaatattaacggaggagctgacgaaaagaaaaaaaaaaattgaaaccacatggtactaatttgatacaccttaaacaacaagatattaaagtgagaaaatacgaaaccacaatggtggtgtttgaagtttacccttttggTTTTAccatttctaatattttaagaatcacttttaatttttatttaaaattattgtgtTATCACCCATCGTATCTAAGAACTTGATAGTtagcatttgaaattttaaattatttatttttttaagaaatatttgATGTACTCCAAAATTTGTATCTTATAATAGTATTTAATGTGTGGGAATACATGTGAGGACTAGAGCCTAGAATTTAGGATGTAACAACAGTACTTAGGATTTAGTGATGGGATTTGAGTCTTAATAATGATGTCTAGAGTATAATTATGATGAATATTATTGAGGACCCCAATGATGTACTAATAGCAATGCtcaatttttagaaagaaaaaaataataataagtatttTATAATACACTAATCTTTTTTacgatttataatattttaagaaattttcttACATTTCATTCAGAATCATTATATTATCACCGACTAAAATTAACATAGTTGGAtaagaatttgatgattggtGTCTGagattctaaattcaaaatctaattactttacatttctatacgagtttatttctaaaaagtaaagacgaaaaaataatattatcatCATAAAAGACTAtttgaaaacttataagtaATGTTGACGAaacagtaaaatattttttattaataaagtattagtttacTTATCTTCGTTCTCCTCCAATatcttttttcatattattttgttttattttaaatcttgaatTATAtaattgatatcagagcaaatcatGCTTCCAACGATTGGTATCAGAGTAAAATTACAATTTCAACACCAAATCTCACAATATAATTTAGCTGctgaaatattaatatatagtaaatataaaaataatattgcaGTGTTATATAATtgataatatgataataattaagatgcaaCATCACTTCCATATCAATGGTCAATGATTCGTAAATATTTAGTCACTTAAATTATTTGTgcaacttaattataataatttataagatTTGAGTAAAAAAGTATGTCATTAATTGCTTGTTTTAAAACGTGGTGTTGATTGGATGGGGATGGAGTGATCGATGTGGTGGTGTACCTTTTGGTCCGCTGATGACGTGGCAAACCAGGTCTACATTCTAGGATTTAGGAAATGAttgggatttttttaaaaaaaggaaatgatGGAATTAGATCCTTCGGATCATTTCATgagcatctttttatttttcccttttttcgttttttttggtatttttttaactttagtatcatgtaatTTAAAGGTATCAATTCcatactctataattttttttttcttttcatcagcttttctgttaatatttcgttaaattgtatacaaaaaacttcttatatttcacttagatttatcgaatattcagtTTGGTATTTTTAGTTTTGGGATAACTGTCTATATACCTTTCAAAACTttggaaatattttatttatccctattttgttttctttctaatatacttcttatatattttttcgttattccaaaatatttctacagttatcacccgttaagttaacttgggttaaacgtgagttaaatatctatcacaataaaaaaaattaaaatgtcacttttgctcttaacttaaaaataaataagaaatattggtgatagtaaaagaatatatttgaaaagaccaaaaaataataagggcAAATAGAAAAAATCGATACTgatagaaaggtatatttgaaagaacaaaataataattatctagaGATAATAGAGCTAATTAACAGATTTGTAATTcttgaaatatatttgaaatagttgaaacgtaaaaagagtattttcaatatagCCTTTTAAGAagggtaaattaaaaaaatcagaaacttttcaggagtatataagtaattgtccctttagttttaacctgtcactaatttaacgaaaaaatatatataaaaatagaaaaaaataaattatagagtattaattaatacactttaaactatagagtactaaggacttttttaaaaataccctctaaaatttaaaaattgcgATAACCCActcaaatttatttgtaaaactaaccctctttCGCGCACGTCGCCGCCAGTATGAATTTTAAAGGCGGTAAATCTTCACCCGCgtttccatttcttttaaagacggtgaaggttcaccgtcttctctatttttttaaagacggtgaatcattcaccgctttcctCCATAACTTATTTactgttatttttatattccatatataatcctaacaatcacataaaaattctaacaaattatatatatatcttaacaacttttaatcctaataatttatctatataatttcatataatcttaactgcttttataaattatagtgataaattattagatttaaaagttgttaagattatatgagatatagaaagaaacaataaataagtgaaaggcggtgaatgatttaccgtttttaaaagaaatggaagaaagcggtgaacgattcaccgcctttaaaagaaataagagaaaacggcgaacgattcaccgtctatAAAAAATCCTGACGTGTGCGCGCTACGTGGcgaaggagggttagttttatacaaataaaattttcatatggttattttcaattacaattttttagagggttattttaataaaaaagtcCGAGAACTAACATAAGaaatgcgaaactacagggatttaaagtttttttttttttttttttttttaatagtgagGGAGATGGTCAAAGGGGACGAGGATTCCACACGCTGCAGAGATTGGGACACGTGGCCCCACGTGTCAGTGTTTATGATCAAACAACGGAGTTGGTTGATCAGGGGAAGGTGTATTTGACGCTCTCAGGTCCTCTTTGTGTTGAATGGGTAAATTTTTTAAGGGTTTGTTTGGTTTATCCATTTTGGGTAT from Ananas comosus cultivar F153 linkage group 18, ASM154086v1, whole genome shotgun sequence encodes:
- the LOC109724496 gene encoding probable serine/threonine-protein kinase At1g54610; translation: MGCVHGRPASSLPSPSPSAASERRRQKERRRHGEGAAVEAAEARDPAPEKEAAPPRKEQGGGGGGGDGEAPPPRRERRRAPKPDPRLGSFSSRARGEQVAAGWPAWLSAVAGEAINGWTPRRADTFEKIDKIGQGTYSNVYKARDMLTDKIVALKKVRFDNLEPESVKFMAREILILRRLDHPNVVKLEGLVTSRMSCSLYLVFEYMEHDLAGLAASPDIKFTEPQVKCYMHQLLSGLEHCHNRGVLHRDIKGSNLLLDNAGLLKIADFGLASFFDPNHKQPMTSRVVTLWYRPPELLLGATDYGVGVDLWSAGCILAELLAGKPIMPGRTEVEQLHKIFKLCGSPSEEYWKKSKLPHATIFKPQQPYKRCIAETFKDFPPSSLQLIETLLAIDPVDRQTASTALKSDFFMTMPYACDPSSLPQYPPSKEMDAKRRDEEARRLRAAGGRANGDGAKKTRIRDRATRAVPAPEANAELQTNLDKRRLITHANAKSKSEKFPPPHQDGALGFPLGSSHHIDPTFDPPEASFSTVFPTQKGPLSTWSGPLVEPAPVVNTKRKKHSNRLSKQPSTARAR